One Bdellovibrio bacteriovorus str. Tiberius DNA segment encodes these proteins:
- a CDS encoding glycosyltransferase family 9 protein, translating into MSVPSAIKETYPNAEIHWVTRKDMAPLLKNHPNIQRIWEFDRKAGLSGLIKLCLQMRKEGFTHIYDAHNNMRSRVISWILRPLGILGVGPKFIRRSIRRWKRLLLFKFRINTFEMPFNGQRDLLEPLQPWGISRKAPAAPQIFPSEESFQKAREVLGHYAGSVALAPSAAFFLKRWPKEYWQELILLCPDQRFVLLGGPEDSFIEDIKAAAPERVLNLAGKCSLQVSSSVVGLSAALISNDTGLLHVAEQLGQKTIALMGPAPFGFPSRPSTKILEIELKCRPCSKHGQGPCVNKFKYHQCLVDITPQQVAMELKQLLQRNQP; encoded by the coding sequence TTGAGCGTTCCTTCGGCTATCAAAGAAACCTATCCGAATGCAGAGATCCACTGGGTCACTCGCAAGGACATGGCCCCTTTGCTAAAAAATCATCCCAACATCCAACGCATTTGGGAGTTTGACCGCAAGGCGGGCTTGTCAGGCCTGATCAAACTGTGCCTGCAAATGCGCAAGGAAGGCTTCACGCACATTTACGACGCTCACAACAACATGCGCTCACGCGTGATTTCCTGGATTTTGCGTCCCCTGGGAATCCTGGGCGTGGGTCCGAAATTCATCCGCCGTTCGATCCGTCGCTGGAAGCGTCTGCTGCTGTTTAAATTCCGCATCAACACTTTCGAAATGCCCTTCAATGGCCAGCGCGATTTGCTGGAACCACTTCAACCCTGGGGCATTTCTCGCAAAGCTCCGGCGGCTCCGCAAATCTTCCCCAGCGAAGAAAGTTTTCAAAAAGCGCGCGAGGTTCTGGGGCACTATGCCGGTTCCGTCGCATTAGCTCCGTCAGCGGCGTTTTTTTTAAAACGCTGGCCGAAAGAATACTGGCAGGAACTGATTCTGCTCTGCCCGGATCAGCGCTTTGTTCTGTTGGGAGGACCGGAAGATTCCTTTATCGAGGACATCAAAGCCGCCGCCCCGGAAAGAGTTTTGAATCTGGCCGGCAAATGCTCTTTGCAAGTCAGCTCCAGCGTTGTGGGCTTGTCTGCCGCGCTGATCAGTAACGACACAGGTCTTTTGCACGTGGCCGAACAACTGGGTCAAAAGACCATTGCGCTGATGGGCCCGGCTCCGTTTGGATTCCCGTCACGTCCATCCACCAAGATTCTTGAAATTGAACTGAAGTGCCGTCCATGCAGCAAGCACGGTCAGGGCCCTTGCGTGAATAAATTCAAATATCACCAGTGTCTGGTCGACATCACACCACAACAAGTGGCGATGGAACTAAAACAACTGCTGCAGCGGAACCAGCCATGA